From a single Carassius carassius chromosome 8, fCarCar2.1, whole genome shotgun sequence genomic region:
- the LOC132145084 gene encoding protein FAM135B-like produces MMSDVQGTVEFSLELHKFHNVDLFQRGYYQVRAGLRVSPRIPHRITARTPGYKGEYSFSSAGVHDGSVFSRIFQILYRNEEVTLEDRMNFRVHLLLDGERVEEAVSEVDVQLKLDLHFTDSEQQ; encoded by the exons ATGATGTCGGACGTACAGGGCACTGTGGAGTTCTCACTGGAGCTGCACAAGTTTCACAATGTGGATCTCTTCCAGAGAGG CTACTATCAGGTGAGGGCAGGTCTGCGTGTGTCTCCTCGTATTCCTCACAGAATCACTGCCAGAACACCTGGATACAAAG GCGAGTACAGTTTCAGCAGCGCAGGGGTTCACGATGGCAGCGTGTTCAGTCGGATCTTTCAGATCCTGTACAGGAATGAAGAGGTGACCCTGGAGGACCGCATGAACTTCAGAGTGCACCTGCTGCTGGACGGAGAGAGG GTTGAGGAAGCTGTGAGTGAGGTGGACGTCCAGCTCAAACTAGATCTGCACTTCACTGACAGTGAACAGCAGTGA
- the LOC132145083 gene encoding uncharacterized protein LOC132145083, producing the protein MSIHNEIKAIILRALPSLTEEIREHVITSLERSGVESIEDLVYVQQEDLKDVLPIIQQRKLLEAFKLETTKVTLDLQILPDESTDTSMSSLSSPQPCTSSSSSSSRASTPCTLSKASQSPNISSKWYENFEIPWDKMPVEVQSAIANSKRPAPDKRRQMIRILADEIRKCENNPTRNECLIICRNIVKHFPNSFADMTPSGVIIGSGCTSLLCQLKTRIENMNRAGTKNRLRTSKVPGQQHQRPSDSYGCTQFNPELPPEETYETLEQKRQQLETIYRQEGIRSGEKGEVINLMKTTFCLQRRHINQAPSPSIEDMRIQWPYLFTQRGIFIHFELLTDINVLRVLDLSIKECGQGIRKYLQTKSKNKDVQSIVTQDEDGELTLIQLLMAYFDEGIEGLILRADISATAADVESTLTIPASPRLILLFAGDEATIGGWMITIENHVICEGVDQSIITGLAAVFSTYYIFNLQYQEEASRTLEFVQRRFIGLNPERGTKASQVKVISKKTGKLVHKKTATVNVHVANLIKNLLDFEWGFVQ; encoded by the exons ATGTCAATCCATAACGAGATAAAGGCTATCATCCTCAGGGCTTTGCCCAGTCTGACTGAGGAGATTCGAGAACATGTCATCACTTCACTTGAACGCTCAGGTGTGGAATCTATAGAAGACCTCGTATATGTACAACAGGAAGATCTCAAAGATGTCCTGCCTATTATACAGCAAAGGAAACTTTTGGAGGCATTCAAACTTG AAACTACAAAAGTCACACTTGATCTCCAAATATTGCCAGATGAGTCAACAGATACAAGTATGTCTTCACTCTCCAGTCCACAGCCTTGCACATCTTCAAGCTCAAGCTCTTCACGAGCATCAACACCTTGTACTTTAAGCAAGGCAAGCCAATCACCCAACATATCCAGTAAGTGGTATGAAAATTTTGAGATTCCTTGGGATAAAATGCCTGTGGAAGTGCAGTCAGCTATTGCCAACAGCAAGCGCCCTGCTCCTGACAAGCGACGCCAGATGATACGTATCCTAGCTGATGAAATCAGGAAATGTGAGAATAACCCCACACGCAATGAATGTCTCATCATCTGCCGCAACATTGTTAAGCATTTCCCCAACAGTTTTGCAGATATGACACCAAGCGGTGTCATCATTGGTAGTGGATGTACTTCACTGCTTTGTCaattaaaaacaagaattgaGAACATGAACCGTGCAGGGACAAAGAACAGACTCCGAACTTCAAAAGTGCCTGGACAACAGCATCAGAGGCCAAGTGATTCTTATGGATGCACACAATTTAACCCTGAACTGCCACCAGAAGAAACATATGAAACACTGGAGCAGAAGAGGCAACAGTTGGAGACCATTTATAGACAAGAAGGTATTCGCAGTGGTGAGAAGGGGGAAGTGATTAACCTTATGAAAACAACATTCTGTCTTCAGCGTAGACACATAAATCAGGCTCCATCACCGTCCATCGAAGATATGAGAATCCAGTGGCCTTACCTTTTTACACAAAGAGGTATCTTCATTCACTTCGAGTTACTAACTGACATTAACGTGTTACGTGTCTTGGACCTATCCATTAAGGAATGTGGACAGGGAATCAGGAAGTACCTGCAGACCAAATCAAAGAACAAAGATGTGCAGTCTATCGTCACCCAGGATGAAGATGGAGAGTTGACTCTAATACAGCTGCTGATGGCCTACTTCGATGAAGGGATAGAGGGACTAATACTCCGTGCTGAt ATATCTGCCACGGCAGCAGATGTTGAGAGCACTCTGACCATCCCCGCCTCTCCACGACTGATACTGCTGT TTGCCGGTGATGAAGCCACAATTGGAGGATGGATGATCACCATCGAAAATCATGTAATCTGTGAAGGTGTCGACCAAAGCATCATCACAGGGCTAGCTGCAGTTTTCTCTACTTACTACATCTTTAATCTACAGTACCAAGAAGAAGCTTCAAGGACCCTGGAGTTTGTACAAAG GCGCTTCATTGGTTTGAATCCAGAGAGAGGGACAAAGGCCAGCCAGGTGAAGGTGATCTCCAAAAAGACGGGGAAACTTGTCCATAAAAAGACTGCAACTGTGAATGTCCACGTAGCCAACCTGATAAAAAATCTTTTGGACTTTGAGTGGGGTTTTGTGCAGTAA